The following are encoded in a window of Solidesulfovibrio magneticus RS-1 genomic DNA:
- the yidD gene encoding membrane protein insertion efficiency factor YidD, which produces MRRAVIWALKCYQLAISPLKPACCRFAPSCSAYAVEAVERFGVARGGLLTLWRLLRCHPLARGGYDPVPAVFPHLLRAPWRASP; this is translated from the coding sequence ATGCGACGCGCCGTGATCTGGGCTCTCAAATGCTATCAGCTGGCCATCTCGCCGCTTAAGCCCGCGTGTTGCCGGTTTGCGCCCTCCTGTTCCGCCTACGCCGTCGAAGCCGTGGAGCGCTTCGGCGTGGCTCGCGGCGGTCTGCTCACCCTCTGGCGGCTTCTGCGCTGCCACCCCCTGGCCCGTGGCGGGTACGATCCCGTGCCTGCCGTATTTCCGCATCTCCTGCGCGCTCCCTGGCGCGCTTCGCCATGA